The Pseudarthrobacter sulfonivorans genome includes a window with the following:
- the ssd gene encoding septum site-determining protein Ssd, with translation MSRHQLSPPPSERPSAQLSRARPSPPQGSESGGSQARGSTSRAPASAHAAGAWLPDPAGAEVLLVTGYDFLQGEVERIVAAAGGQLRVVADVADAAKYWDAAAAVLVGSDVRELPPRRRAPAVLVGLNGEGDSLWHLATALGAERVAVLPDAAAWLAEYLSRARSPEAGGLVLGITGGCGGAGATTAAIWIAQAAAGLGVRVLLVDGDPWGGGLELALAAEETPGLRWPDLSDASGSIDPEQLADSLPVAGGFSFLSWPGSRDRQAPVDAATAGGVLDAARRGYELVVVDIGRGAEPVRMFAWDCDRILVVVPAQLKAAVATARLLHELPPVEAALLVRGKAGAALDAGLIADAVGLPVQGRVPELRGVTAAGENGRLLDVGKRRSVRHFAASVLDLLDGDIPVGDLP, from the coding sequence ATGAGCAGGCACCAGCTATCGCCACCCCCTTCCGAGCGGCCTTCCGCCCAGCTGTCCCGTGCCCGGCCCTCCCCTCCCCAAGGATCTGAATCCGGTGGTTCCCAGGCCCGTGGTTCCACGTCCCGCGCGCCTGCCTCGGCACACGCCGCGGGAGCCTGGCTGCCGGACCCCGCCGGTGCCGAGGTTCTCCTGGTCACCGGCTACGACTTTCTGCAGGGCGAAGTGGAGCGGATTGTGGCTGCCGCCGGCGGCCAGCTGCGAGTGGTGGCGGATGTGGCCGATGCCGCGAAGTACTGGGACGCCGCGGCCGCTGTGTTGGTTGGGAGCGATGTCCGCGAGCTGCCGCCGCGGCGGCGGGCCCCTGCCGTGTTGGTGGGCCTGAACGGGGAGGGGGACAGTCTCTGGCACCTGGCCACAGCACTCGGCGCGGAGCGGGTGGCGGTGCTTCCGGATGCCGCGGCCTGGCTGGCAGAGTACCTGAGCCGGGCGCGGTCGCCTGAAGCGGGAGGGCTGGTCCTCGGCATAACAGGCGGTTGTGGCGGTGCCGGCGCCACCACTGCTGCAATCTGGATCGCCCAGGCGGCCGCCGGTCTGGGTGTGCGCGTACTGCTGGTTGATGGGGACCCGTGGGGTGGTGGCCTGGAACTGGCGCTGGCAGCTGAGGAGACGCCGGGGCTGCGCTGGCCTGACCTGTCCGACGCGAGCGGAAGCATCGATCCCGAGCAGCTGGCCGACTCACTGCCGGTCGCCGGCGGGTTCTCCTTCCTGTCCTGGCCCGGCAGCCGCGACCGCCAGGCACCGGTGGATGCCGCCACCGCGGGTGGCGTGCTGGATGCGGCCCGGCGGGGCTATGAACTGGTGGTGGTGGACATCGGCCGGGGCGCCGAACCCGTGCGCATGTTTGCCTGGGACTGCGACCGCATCCTCGTGGTTGTGCCGGCGCAGCTGAAGGCCGCGGTAGCCACGGCCCGGCTGCTGCACGAGCTTCCGCCGGTTGAGGCAGCCCTCCTGGTCCGGGGCAAGGCCGGCGCCGCGCTGGACGCCGGACTCATTGCGGACGCCGTCGGCCTGCCCGTCCAGGGCCGCGTACCGGAGCTGCGCGGCGTTACGGCGGCCGGGGAAAACGGGCGGCTACTTGACGTGGGCAAACGGCGGAGCGTCAGGCATTTCGCCGCCTCAGTGCTCGATCTGCTGGACGGCGACATCCCCGTCGGAGACCTGCCGTGA
- a CDS encoding TadE family type IV pilus minor pilin — translation MSLPPAALPRADDRSSRCGRCRNQGVESRVALGPAAAFRRRLRRRRRSPGDAHGAVTAEFAVALPAVLLLLALLLAGASAGVTQLRLEEAARAGARALARGEDPAAVQGIVRTLAGTSATASVGTEGEWLSVTVADGVGGPLGATVPWTLTAKATTRSETPAAAANPGLEPVGAPEEAPS, via the coding sequence ATGAGTCTGCCGCCGGCAGCGCTGCCACGGGCTGATGACCGGAGCAGCCGCTGTGGCCGCTGCCGGAACCAGGGCGTGGAAAGCCGCGTGGCGCTGGGACCGGCGGCCGCGTTCCGTCGCCGGCTCCGTCGCCGCCGCCGTAGTCCGGGGGACGCCCACGGCGCCGTGACGGCGGAGTTCGCGGTAGCGCTGCCGGCAGTACTGTTGCTCCTCGCACTGCTCTTAGCGGGAGCCTCCGCGGGCGTCACGCAGCTCAGGCTCGAGGAGGCGGCACGGGCCGGCGCCAGGGCGCTGGCCCGTGGCGAGGACCCGGCCGCAGTGCAGGGGATCGTCAGGACCTTGGCGGGGACGTCGGCAACGGCGTCCGTTGGGACTGAAGGTGAGTGGCTCAGCGTTACGGTGGCCGACGGTGTGGGCGGGCCGCTGGGGGCAACTGTGCCCTGGACGCTCACGGCCAAGGCCACCACGCGGAGCGAAACGCCGGCTGCCGCGGCCAATCCGGGGTTGGAGCCGGTCGGGGCCCCGGAGGAGGCGCCGTCGTGA
- a CDS encoding type II secretion system F family protein has translation MTLLLAVVLVLAVVLLFSPPGGATGRFRRAVGSAGPGLASRVQGGAGGSRTGGSWRKLLRAGPERNDLSLTLVVQQLAALLKGGRTPARLWDELWLVHRGRREPDSATAGAGSHASQDLGGRAEPIRGSAAGRSGPSLSAGSLVMLGAVRAAAFRGAPVSEAIRKAAQSEFSRADSRELRIWCELAACFDIAEASGCPLADVLARFAAQLEVEDDAEAARQTALAGPKATVGLLTWLPLMGLGLGIALGVDPLAILIGTPLGLAALAAGVGLTIAGRIWSARLVGAAAGAGVP, from the coding sequence ATGACCCTTCTGCTGGCCGTGGTCCTCGTGCTGGCGGTCGTGCTGCTCTTCAGCCCGCCCGGCGGTGCCACAGGCCGTTTCCGGCGGGCCGTGGGGAGTGCAGGGCCAGGCCTCGCCTCTCGGGTTCAGGGCGGGGCTGGTGGCAGCAGGACGGGCGGCTCGTGGCGCAAGTTGCTCCGTGCCGGACCGGAACGGAACGACCTGTCACTGACCCTTGTGGTGCAGCAGCTTGCTGCGCTGCTGAAGGGCGGCCGCACTCCGGCACGGCTATGGGATGAACTGTGGCTGGTCCACCGTGGCCGTCGGGAGCCAGATTCCGCAACTGCGGGCGCAGGTTCACACGCATCGCAAGACCTTGGTGGAAGGGCGGAACCAATCCGTGGGTCAGCGGCCGGGCGCAGCGGTCCGAGCCTCAGCGCAGGTTCCCTGGTGATGCTTGGCGCCGTCCGGGCAGCAGCGTTCCGGGGCGCACCCGTGTCTGAGGCGATCAGGAAGGCCGCGCAATCGGAGTTTTCGCGCGCCGACAGCAGGGAGTTACGGATCTGGTGTGAGCTTGCCGCCTGCTTTGACATTGCCGAAGCCAGTGGCTGTCCACTGGCGGATGTCCTGGCGAGGTTTGCGGCCCAATTGGAAGTGGAAGACGACGCCGAGGCCGCACGGCAGACAGCGCTCGCCGGGCCCAAGGCCACGGTCGGTCTCCTGACGTGGCTCCCGCTGATGGGACTGGGCCTGGGAATAGCGTTGGGGGTGGATCCCTTGGCCATCCTGATCGGGACCCCGCTGGGACTGGCGGCCCTCGCCGCGGGTGTGGGCCTCACCATCGCCGGAAGAATCTGGTCCGCCCGCCTGGTCGGTGCTGCCGCCGGGGCCGGTGTGCCATGA
- a CDS encoding type II secretion system F family protein has translation MTDILVPGLALAVVLAAAACLALSQPSRVRKRLLRLRGDVGAGPHGADEALTQGGRLHGLRDTAMMLELVAAMLDAGSGIGRSLELVAASASADYGKALRPVVSALAIGADWETAWRSSEVRLPEILELRDALGFAALTGAPSSAILYAQAARLRRERFRAAEKRAASLGVKLVIPLGLCSLPAFICLGVVPVLLALVPSGS, from the coding sequence ATGACGGACATTCTTGTGCCGGGGCTTGCCTTGGCCGTTGTTCTGGCTGCTGCCGCCTGCCTTGCCCTTTCGCAGCCAAGCCGGGTCCGAAAGCGACTGCTCAGACTGCGAGGGGACGTGGGCGCCGGGCCGCATGGGGCCGATGAAGCACTCACTCAAGGCGGCCGCCTTCACGGATTGCGTGACACGGCCATGATGCTTGAGCTCGTGGCCGCGATGCTGGACGCGGGGTCTGGCATTGGCCGGTCCCTGGAACTCGTCGCAGCCTCGGCCTCCGCGGACTACGGCAAGGCGCTGCGTCCGGTGGTGTCTGCGCTCGCCATCGGAGCCGACTGGGAAACAGCCTGGCGCAGTTCCGAAGTCCGTCTTCCTGAAATCCTGGAATTGCGTGACGCCCTGGGATTCGCCGCCCTGACCGGAGCGCCGTCGTCGGCCATCCTTTACGCACAGGCCGCGAGGTTGCGCCGGGAAAGATTCCGCGCTGCGGAGAAACGGGCGGCCTCGCTCGGCGTGAAGCTGGTCATTCCGCTGGGCCTGTGCTCGCTCCCGGCCTTCATCTGCCTGGGCGTAGTCCCGGTCCTGCTGGCACTGGTGCCGTCCGGGTCCTGA
- a CDS encoding bifunctional 3'-5' exonuclease/DNA polymerase, with protein MYLLLAAHAHGAALQQVTQAGDPHPDRPEPRLISESELAGVVRQLENRPREAPPRWIWNRTQDWYPALLAAGVELERCYDLGLCGNILAYSQFTAHTEYARNADKESLDDPQETPRALQPPPPPADQGALFDDVRHRAPRQGLAELRAEYAAQQAALADAAPEENKRKRLQLLLAAESAGAMIAAEMQHTGVPWREDLHEQILAHNLGPRPPSGHRPAKLEALNTELRGLLNSPGLNPDSPQELMRALHRNGIEVKSTRQWELMESSHPAIEPLLAYKKLSRLHTANGWAWLDAWVARGRFQPEYVVGGVVSGRWASRGGGALQIPRQIRGAVHADPGHKLIVADASQLEPRVLVALAQDSKMAEAARDKDLYAGIAAQGFGGDRAKAKVALLGAIYGATTGESGRLMPQLARTYPRAVGFVEQAARDGEAGGTVTTRLGRSSPPPSEGWYRSQQSATAEEQRRAESIARSRGRFTRNFVVQGSAADWAACWLAELRRRLRALRADGSVQAELVFFLHDEVMVHAPEAGVQACIRAIEEAAAAAKELLFGPIPVEFPVSVAVVDSYDNAK; from the coding sequence ATGTATCTGCTGCTCGCCGCCCACGCCCACGGCGCAGCCCTCCAGCAGGTCACCCAGGCGGGCGATCCCCACCCCGACCGCCCCGAACCGCGCCTCATCAGCGAAAGCGAGCTGGCCGGCGTCGTACGCCAGCTGGAGAACCGGCCCCGCGAGGCGCCGCCCCGCTGGATCTGGAACCGGACCCAGGACTGGTACCCCGCCCTGCTGGCGGCCGGCGTGGAACTGGAGCGCTGCTATGACCTCGGTTTGTGCGGCAATATCCTGGCGTATTCGCAGTTCACCGCCCACACGGAGTACGCGCGGAACGCCGACAAGGAATCGTTGGACGATCCCCAGGAGACGCCCCGCGCCCTCCAGCCGCCGCCCCCGCCAGCGGATCAGGGCGCCCTCTTTGACGATGTCCGCCACCGCGCCCCACGGCAAGGCCTGGCGGAGCTCCGCGCAGAATACGCCGCCCAGCAGGCTGCCCTGGCCGATGCTGCACCGGAAGAAAACAAGCGGAAACGGCTCCAGCTGCTGCTGGCCGCCGAATCCGCCGGCGCCATGATCGCCGCGGAGATGCAGCACACCGGCGTCCCCTGGCGCGAGGACCTGCACGAGCAAATCCTGGCCCACAACCTCGGGCCGCGCCCGCCGTCCGGTCACCGCCCCGCGAAGCTGGAGGCCCTGAACACCGAACTGCGGGGGCTGCTCAACTCGCCCGGGCTGAACCCGGACTCGCCGCAGGAACTGATGCGCGCCCTGCACCGCAACGGCATCGAGGTGAAAAGCACGCGGCAGTGGGAGCTGATGGAGTCCAGCCACCCCGCCATCGAGCCGCTCCTCGCCTACAAGAAACTGTCCCGCCTGCACACCGCCAACGGATGGGCCTGGCTGGACGCATGGGTAGCCAGGGGCCGCTTCCAGCCCGAGTATGTTGTGGGCGGTGTGGTGTCCGGCCGCTGGGCCTCGCGGGGCGGCGGGGCCCTGCAGATCCCGCGGCAGATCCGCGGCGCCGTCCATGCGGATCCCGGCCACAAGCTCATCGTCGCGGACGCCTCCCAGCTGGAACCCCGTGTGCTGGTGGCGCTGGCGCAGGACTCCAAAATGGCGGAAGCAGCGCGCGACAAGGACCTGTACGCCGGCATCGCCGCCCAGGGTTTCGGCGGCGATCGCGCTAAGGCGAAGGTCGCCCTCCTCGGCGCCATTTATGGTGCCACCACGGGCGAATCGGGGCGCCTGATGCCGCAGCTGGCACGGACCTACCCCCGCGCCGTCGGCTTCGTGGAGCAGGCGGCGCGCGACGGCGAGGCCGGCGGCACCGTGACCACCCGGCTTGGCCGGAGCAGCCCGCCCCCGTCGGAAGGGTGGTACCGGAGCCAGCAGTCGGCCACTGCCGAGGAGCAGCGCCGCGCGGAATCCATTGCCCGTTCCCGCGGCCGCTTCACCCGCAACTTTGTGGTGCAGGGATCCGCCGCTGACTGGGCGGCGTGCTGGCTGGCGGAATTACGACGGCGGCTGCGGGCCTTGCGTGCCGATGGCTCCGTTCAGGCGGAGCTGGTGTTCTTCCTGCATGACGAGGTGATGGTCCATGCCCCCGAGGCCGGCGTCCAGGCCTGCATCCGGGCCATCGAGGAAGCTGCCGCAGCCGCGAAGGAACTGCTGTTCGGCCCCATCCCGGTGGAATTCCCCGTCAGCGTGGCCGTAGTGGACTCCTACGACAACGCAAAATAG
- a CDS encoding DUF4244 domain-containing protein, whose product MTIIQNSLSAAPAPELSTGVAGTPAWDSVVLANAGLGACTCQREEAPDAAGNVVELYPGASEAKKRRPRLTASEAGMATAEYAIATLAAVGFAGLLVFILRSDEVRGFLLNLIRTALALP is encoded by the coding sequence ATGACCATCATCCAAAACAGCCTTTCCGCCGCCCCTGCGCCGGAGCTCAGCACGGGAGTTGCGGGTACCCCCGCATGGGACTCCGTAGTACTTGCCAATGCAGGATTGGGCGCGTGTACCTGCCAACGGGAGGAGGCCCCGGATGCCGCTGGCAACGTCGTGGAGCTTTACCCCGGTGCCAGCGAGGCGAAAAAGCGCCGGCCCCGGCTCACAGCTTCAGAGGCCGGAATGGCGACGGCCGAATACGCCATCGCCACCCTTGCCGCGGTTGGCTTCGCCGGACTTCTCGTCTTCATTCTCCGCAGCGACGAAGTGCGCGGATTCCTGTTGAATCTCATCCGCACGGCGCTGGCCTTGCCATGA
- a CDS encoding TadA family conjugal transfer-associated ATPase, with translation MHPDQRTGARRRQARVLDPRLLDSALLETVRESVMTDAGPVTPSRVAAAVQATGRLLGTAGSLAAVERISAELNGLGPLQELTRDVHVTDIFVNAPDSVWIDRGQGIEPAGVSFSGEAQVRALASRLVAAGGRRLDDGSPCVDVRLEGGYRVHAVLPPISTAGTLLSVRIRREQVFSMDELRAGGMFGSVVQEVLERVVEQRLSFLISGATGSGKTTLLSTLLGLCSPAERLVLIEDASELNPVHPHIVSLESRHGNLEGGGEVDLGELVRQALRMRPDRLVVGECRGAEVRELLTAMNTGHTGGGGTIHANAATAVPARLTALGALAGMGQDAVRLQAASALDVVVHVERSGHGRHVACVGVVQDGPGGLTVVPALEARRGQVGTGPAWEAMSKRLGLSLEAGAAV, from the coding sequence TTGCACCCGGACCAGCGGACCGGGGCACGCCGTCGGCAGGCCCGGGTCCTGGATCCGCGCCTCTTGGATTCGGCGCTGTTGGAAACAGTCCGTGAATCAGTCATGACCGACGCCGGACCTGTCACCCCGTCCCGGGTTGCCGCCGCGGTCCAGGCCACCGGACGGCTGCTGGGGACGGCCGGCTCCCTCGCCGCCGTGGAACGGATCAGCGCCGAGCTGAACGGGCTTGGCCCGCTCCAGGAACTGACGCGGGACGTCCACGTCACCGATATCTTCGTCAACGCCCCGGACTCGGTGTGGATCGACCGGGGCCAAGGCATCGAACCGGCCGGGGTTTCGTTTTCCGGAGAGGCACAGGTGCGGGCTCTGGCATCGCGGCTTGTGGCCGCCGGCGGCAGGCGGCTGGACGACGGGTCCCCGTGCGTTGATGTCAGACTTGAGGGCGGATACCGTGTCCACGCAGTCCTGCCGCCGATTTCCACCGCCGGCACCTTGCTGAGCGTCCGCATCCGGCGGGAGCAGGTCTTCTCCATGGACGAACTCCGTGCCGGCGGCATGTTCGGCAGCGTGGTCCAGGAGGTCCTTGAACGGGTTGTTGAGCAGCGGCTGAGTTTCCTGATCAGCGGGGCCACGGGTTCCGGAAAGACCACGTTGCTGTCCACCCTGCTGGGGCTGTGCTCCCCGGCGGAACGGCTGGTCCTGATCGAGGATGCCTCCGAACTGAACCCCGTCCATCCGCACATCGTGTCGCTGGAGTCCCGTCACGGAAACCTCGAAGGCGGCGGCGAAGTGGATCTCGGCGAACTGGTCCGGCAGGCACTGCGGATGCGGCCGGACCGGCTGGTGGTGGGGGAATGCCGTGGGGCCGAGGTGCGGGAACTCCTGACGGCCATGAACACAGGCCACACTGGCGGGGGAGGGACCATCCATGCGAACGCTGCCACCGCTGTCCCGGCCCGCCTGACAGCTTTGGGAGCTCTGGCAGGCATGGGCCAGGACGCGGTCCGGCTGCAGGCAGCCAGCGCCTTGGACGTTGTGGTCCACGTGGAGCGGTCCGGGCACGGGCGGCATGTTGCGTGCGTGGGCGTGGTGCAGGACGGTCCCGGCGGTCTAACCGTGGTTCCGGCGTTGGAGGCCAGACGCGGCCAGGTCGGCACCGGTCCAGCCTGGGAGGCGATGAGCAAGCGGCTGGGACTGTCCCTCGAGGCGGGTGCCGCCGTATGA
- a CDS encoding Rv3654c family TadE-like protein: protein MNRQFRDNPERGSGTVLAAGLGLVVIMAMALMLLFAQSAVMASRAAAAADLAALAAADALRGITSGDPCTVAAEVAARHEAALVSCTEGAGQTVKVRTELNARTLVGAATGQARAGPPP, encoded by the coding sequence GTGAACAGGCAATTCCGGGACAACCCGGAGCGCGGTTCGGGAACAGTACTCGCTGCGGGACTGGGGCTGGTTGTCATCATGGCGATGGCTCTGATGCTGTTGTTCGCACAGTCCGCGGTGATGGCCAGCAGGGCAGCGGCAGCGGCGGACCTCGCTGCCCTTGCGGCGGCCGATGCCCTGCGCGGGATCACGTCCGGAGACCCCTGCACGGTGGCCGCCGAGGTAGCAGCCCGCCATGAGGCGGCACTCGTCAGCTGTACGGAAGGGGCCGGCCAGACCGTCAAGGTCCGAACGGAGCTGAACGCACGGACGCTCGTGGGCGCCGCCACCGGTCAGGCGCGGGCCGGACCGCCGCCCTGA